A window of Methanofollis sp. genomic DNA:
GCGAGCGGTGCGTTGTAACCCGCCTGGGGCTGTGCGCCCTTCGCCTTATACTGCCTCCGCTGCTTGCTGGTGAGGCCGCGGGGTCTCCTCCAGGAGTCCTTCAGCTTCGCTTTAGCGTGAAGGCACTGGCGCTGGAACGTGCACCCCTTTCTCTGGGAGCGAACACGAATTAGCCGATTCTTATCGTCCACCATCTCCATCACGCCTTCTGCACAATGTATATTCCGTCCTGGAAGACCCGCGAGTCACGGTTGCGGACCTTGGTCGCCCGCTCGATCATCGCTGCAGTCGATCCGACGACGTCCTTGTCGATCCCGGTGAGGGTCAGTTCGTCGTTTCCGACCTTGACAGACACGCCCGGGAGGATCTTTGCATATCTCGCCTGCTTCTCGCCAAGGAAGTTGTTGACCTCGACGATATCGCCCTTGAGCTTGATCTGGATAGGGAAGTGGGCGTAGACCACTTTCATCCTGTACTCATAGCCGTTGATGACCCCGTCGAACATGTTCTGGACATGCGCAGCGTGGGTCCCGACCATGGCAATGATCCGCTTCCGGCTCGATTCGGTGGAGATGACAACCTCGCCGTCCATGATGACGACGGTGACACCCGGATAGCGGAGGTCGCGCACAAGCTCGCCCTTCGCACCCTTCACGGTGAAGATAGTCCCGGCAAGCGTTGCCGTAACCCCGTCCGGGATTGTTACTCTTCTCTCAACAACCATCGTCATCCCTCAGTACACGAACCCCAGAAGTTCACCGCCGATACCGGCGCGACGGGCCTGCTCGTGTGACATGACGCCGCTGGAGGTCGACATGATCAGGATGCCAAAGCCCTTTGCCGGGAGATACCGGTTTTCCCACTTTTCCATTTCCTCAAGGGCCGTGGAGAAGCGGGGGGTGACCGCACCACACTTGTTGATCCTGCCGACCAGTCCGATCCTGAACTGGCCGCCGCGGCCGTCCTCGACGTACTCAAACTCGCCGATGTAGCCGGATTCCTGCATGATCCCGAGCATGGCGCCGACAAGTTTGCTTGCGGGCTCGACGATGACTGAGGACTTGCCGCCGTCGCTGGCGTTCTTGATGGCGCTCATCGTATCTGCTATCGAATTCAATCGTGCCATTTTTCCACCTCAGTTCATCTTCTTAAAGCCCATCTTCGACGCCCACTCACGGAAGCACTGCCGGCAGAACATGATGTTGTACCTGCTGACAAGGCCCTGCTTCCGGCCACATATCTGGCACTTGTTTGCGCCGTGTCCTAATTTCTTCTTACTTGCCTCGTCTGCCATCACTGCACCTCCATTCCGTAGCGCTCCTGCACAAAGGTCATCGCCTCTTCACGGGAGACACGCTGGCCTGAGGGGAGCTTACGCGATGCGACGCGCCTGCGGGCGATCCGGACACCGGGCTTCTCAAGGACGACATTGACGTCCATGCCATAGATGCCGATCTGCGGGTCATAGGACTGGCCCGGGAAATCGGTGTGCTCTTCGATACCAAAGGAGAAGTTGCCCCCCTTGTCGAAGGCGCGGCCCGCGATCTTCTTCTCGAGGATCGCGAAAGCGGTCTCGACGAAGTCAAAAGCCTTCTTGCCTCTCAGGGTCACCTTCGTGCCGATCGGTGCGCCCTTCCTGACTCCGAAAGCCGGCTGGGTCATCTTCGCAATGGAGCGGACCGGCTTTCCGCCGGTGATCTCCTGGAGGATGGTCTCGCCCTTGACGAGCCGGTCGCCACTTTCGCCGACGCCCATGTGGACGACAACCTTGGCGATGTGAAGTTCCTGCATCGGGTTCGTCATCAGGCCTCAATCCCCCATTCAGCAACTGCAGAGGCCTCGCGACCGATCATGAAGACGTTCTCTTCGATCGTCTCGAACGCGACCGCATTCTCGTCCTCAAGGGCGATGCGATTCGGCGTGCTGCCCGGGGAGACCCGGATCTCGGTGATCTTGCCGATCCTGCCGGAGTGCTGACCGCCGATGACCATCGCCATGTTGCCGACGGCGAAGGGGTAGTGGTCGACGATCGTGAAGCGCTCTTCGCCCTCGAGGGCGAGGACGATCGAGTCCTTCGGCTTGTAGGTGTTGTCGGCAAGGACATTTGCACCGTACAGGAGGTTCAGCTGGACCTTTCCACCCTTGACGGTGGTCTTGTCCGCGATCTTGCAGAGCCGGGTCTTTGCGGCTTCGGCGTCGATCTCAATCGAGACCAGGCGGCCGGCCTTGTTCATCAGGATCCGGTAGTGCTTGTCCATCTTCGGGATGGAGATGATATCAAAGATCCCGAGGCCGATCTTCGGGTTGGTGACTGCCTTGCCATTGACGATGATCTGGCGCTGGCCGAGGATCCGCTTGACCTCCTTCATGTTGCCGGCAAGCCCCATCTTGTCACGGAGCCAGACGGCGACCGGGAGAGCACCGGAACGGTGCGGGCCCGGACAGGTCTTGGTGATGAACGTCTCCTCTTTCTTTGCGATCTGCCAGGACGTCGGCGCTGTCAGTCTCTTCAGGTGATATGACATTTACTTCCTCTCCTCCAGCTTCGCCACCCGGCGCGGGTCTTTGGTGTTCAGCTTTGTCACCATGACATTCGAGGCGTTCACCGGCCGCGGGACTTCGGTCCCATCGGTCTTGGTGACCGTCACGCCATGGACCTGGAGGGTTCCAGTCTTCGCGTGCACGCTGTCAACGACACCTTCGGTCCCCGCGTGGTCGCCGCGGAGCACCTTCACCGTGTCGCCGGTGACGACGCGGACGGTGCGCTTCTTGTACACCTCACGCAGTTCCTTGGCAAGGGGTGCCGAGAGGAACATGCTCATCTGGTGTGAGGGTGCGTTGTAGCGCGCTTTGCGCTGCTTTCTGGGCTGCTTACTTGCAATCCGTACCATACCACAACACCTCACACGATGATCGTTGCCGTCGAGCCGATCTTCGGGAAACGCTCGGCGACCTCACGGGCGACCGGACCCTTGATCTCGGTGCCCTTCGGTTCGCCGCGTTCGTCGACGATCACGACGGCATTGTCATCAAATCCGACACGCAGACCGCTTGGCCGGCGCATCTCCTTTCTCTGCCTGATAACGACTGCCTTGAGAAGTTTGCGCCGCATGTCGGGCGTGCCCTTCTTGACCGAAACAGTCGCCACATCGCCGATACCGAGCTTCGGCTGTCTCCTCCGAACACCGTGGTAGCCGTCGACCGAGACGATCTCGACGACGCGTGCACCGGTGTTGTCGGCACAGACGAGTTTGGTTCCGGTTGCGACCGAGCGCGGGATCCGGGACAACTTTGCCTTCATCTTAGATCACCTCGACCACGACGAAGTTGGTTGTCTTGGAAAGGGGCCTGCACTCGGCGATCTTTACCGTATCGCCCACCGCGAGGGTGAGGCACGGGGGCAGGTGGGCGTGGTACTTGGAGGACCTCTTCTCGTAACGGTTGTACTTCCGCACATAGTGGAGGTACTCACGTCCGACGACCACCGTCCCATTCATACGGTCGCTCACGACCTTGCCGGTGATCACCTGGCCGTGCACCGGCAGGGTGCCGTGAAACGGACAATTTACGTCGCTGCATTCCTTCTCAGGAACAGGGACGTTTAACCCAATATCTCTCGCCATTCTCTATCCTCTATCTCTTGTTGCGCATGCTGATCCGTTTTTCAGGTCGTGCCACGAGGGCAGACCCGTCCACTTCGGCGCGAACTCCCCCGGGGAGGGTGAAGAGAAAGACACAGCCTTTCTTCTCCACCCTTTTGGTTCCCGACGGGGTGAGGATCACCAGCATATTGCGAGTCTCATCCATAATCGGGCCGGAGATCCCGACATATGCGGGGTTCCCGGCCTTCACCACAGAGACTGCAAGCCCGATCAGTTCGTGCCAGAGGAGGGTCTGCGCTGTGATCATGCCTGTTTACCGGCCCTCCGTGCGTTCTGCTCGGTCTGGATGCGAGCGATGGTCCGCCGCACCTCGCGGATGTGCCCCGGATTTTCCGGGGCGCCGCCCGCACTGACCTTGCCGCGGCCCTGCATCAGATCGAGCTGCAGCTTCGAGAGCTGCTCGGCCAGCTCCACGTCGGAGAGCTGGTGGACCTCATGTGCCCGGAAGATCGCCATTACTGTTCCTCCTTAAATTCGGCTTCAGGAGCCTCGGAGAACTCAGCAAGTTCTGCATCGACGTCGTCGCCGAGATCGGCGAGTGCTTCGACCTCTTCTGCCGCGGCCTTCGGAACGACCTTCGGCTCGAGGACTTCGAAACTGTCGGGGAGCTTGGCGTCGCCCGGAACGATCATGACCCGGACACCGATGATGCCGAGTTTCTTGATCGCAATGGCGTAGCCCTTCTCGACGATCGTTTCTGAGGGTTCACCGCAGTGCTTGATGTAGCCCTGGATAAACTTCTGGACACGGGAACGGGCACCGGTCAGCTTGCCGGCGAGGATGACCTCGCAGCCAAGTGCACCGGAATCCATGATCCGGCGGATGGTGCTCTGCCCGGCCTTCCTGAAGTACCAGCCGCGCTCAAGGGCGGTGGCAAGGCGTTCGGCCATGATCTGAGCGTTCAGGCTCGGGTTTGCCACCTGCTGGACTTCGACCTGCGGGGACTCGATGTTGAAGTTGGTGGCAAGGTCCTGGGTGAGCTGGCGAACCAGCTTGCCGCCCTTGCCGATGACGATACCCGGCTTCTCGGCGAAGATGGTGATCTGCGTGCCGAGAGGGGTACGGACGATGTCCATGCCACCGTAGCCGGCGCGCTTCAGTTCACGGGAGAGGAACTGCTCGATACGGGCCCGGGTGACACCTTCACTGACGAATTTCCGCTCAATTGCCATCTTACTCCACCTCCCTGAGGATCAGTTCGATGTTGACGCTCTCGCGCATCTTCGGCGTTGCCCTGCCCATTGCACGGGGGAAGACACCACGCGTGCTGCGGCCGCGGTTGGCCATGGCATGGATGATGACGAGTTTCCTGGCGTCAAGCCCGGCATACTCGCCGTTCTTCTGTGCCGCCTTGATCAGGGTGATGAACTCGCCGGAGGCCTTGACCGGGTACCGGCCGGCATCCCAGCCGACAAGACCCTTCTTGTGCGCCACGTCCATGTTGAAGCGCTTGAACGGGATCGCCTTCTTCTTCGCGACGACGGCCTCGAGGTACTCGAGGGCCGCATCCGCCTTCATGCCCCTGATAAAGTGGGCAATCTCAATGGAGTGCTTCGGAGAGACGGAAACCTCGTTCGCCTTGGAGCGGGCGAGGTTTTCACCCTCAATCTGCATTGAATATCCGATTCGTGCCATTGCCATCACTTCAGGGGTACGTACTTGGAGGACCTGGTCGCACCGATACCGGCCGTGCCGTGGGATACTCTCCTTCTGGTGAGCGAAAACTCACCGAGGTAGTGGAATACCGACTCCGGCTGGAGTTCGACGGCGACAAATTCCTTGCCGTTGTGGATCTCAATCGTCTTTCCGATCATCTCGGGCATGATGATCATGTCGCGCAGGTGAGTGCGGATACCCTCGTCGCCTGCCCGCACCTTCGCAAGGAGGCCCTCATGGTCCCGTGCAAGCCCGCGGTTGAACTTCCGGCGTGCCCTGGCCGGCATGAGGGGGACAAGCTCGCTTGCTCCCATCTGCTGGAGCTGCTCGATCGTGTAGCCCCGGTAGGTGAATTCCTCACGCCGTCTTGGCAGCCGCTTCTGCGTTTTCTTTGCCATTCAATCCCCTCACTTCTTTGTCCTGCCAGTCCTGCGGGCAGCGATACTTCCGACCTTGCGTCCCGGAGATGTGCCGCGAGCGACCGTCTTTGGTCTGCCACAGTGCTGGTGACCACCGCCACCGAACGGGTGGTCGATGACGTTCATCTTCAGACCGGATGACCTGGGCCACTTCTGGGCCTGCGACTTCATCTTGTGATATTTGTTCCCGGCCTTGACGAAGGGCTTCTCGCCGCGACCGCCACCGGCAACGATGCCGATAGTGGCCATGCACAGTTCGTTGAACCACTTCTGCTTGCCGCTCGGCATCTGCACGGCAACCCTGCCGCTGGACTTTGCCGCGAGCATTGCCTGAACACCGCTCGCACGGACGAACTTGCCGCCGTCGCTTGGCCGGGCTTCGATATTACAGACGAAGGCACCGATCGGGATGTCTCTCAGGGAGAGGGTGTTGCCATTCTGGATCTTGGCTTCGGCACCCCATGCAACCTCATCGCCGATACCCATGCCCTCGGTAACGAGCATGTACATCTTCTTCCCTTCAGCGAGTTCGACGAGGGCGATCGGGGCGTGACGTGCCGGGTCGTGCTCGATGTCGAGGATCCGTCCGTTCACGTTCTCGGTGCACTTGCAGGCGTGCTTCAGCTCAGCCTTGTACTTGTGAGACGGCGCCCGGTAGGTTGGGCCTCCGCGACCGCGGTTCTGCTGGATAATTCTATGTCCCATCTCCACCACCTTACATGACGCCGAGCCGGCTGAGGATCTCCTCGGCGGCCTTTTCACTCTCAAATCCGATGATGGCCTTCTTCTGGCCCTTCATCGTCATGACGGTCCGCACAGAGGCGACCTTCTGGTCGAAGGTCTTCTCTATGGCGCGCCTGATATCGTCCTTGGAGGCGTTGTTGTGCACGAGAACCTGGATCTTGTTCTCATTCTCGAGCATCATCATCGCCTTTTCCGTAACATACGGATTTCTGAGCACCATATTTAGTCCTCCATCCTCTTGAGGGCGCTTTCGGACCAGATGGTCAGGCGACCGGCATGGGTGCCCGGCGCGAGCATTTCGACGTCGAGGTCGTAGATGCTGACGGCGTCGACACCGGCAAGGTTCTGCGCTGCACGCAGGGGTTCGTCACCGGTGACGATCAGGACACTCTTGCGACTCTTGTACCGGCGGCCACGCGTCTTGCCGCGGCCTGCACGGACCTTCTTGCTGTCCTTTGCACGCTCGACATCGGCATAGACCCCGAGTACGGAGAGGGCCTTGATGACGTCGGCAGTCTTTTCGATTGCCTCGAAACTCTCGTCCACGACGAACGGGGCTTCACCGTCAAAGAGGTGGCCACGCATCTCGACGAGGTCGGAGATCGCGGTTGCGGCGATTGCCGACCGCAGGGCCATCCACTTCTCCTGCTTGTTGATCTTCAGCACGAGGATCTTCGCGACGACTGGCGGGTGTGCTTCACGGCCACCCTTGGCCTGCGGAACCTTTGCTGCTCTCGAGCCGTTCTTGAGACGGGGCACATGCGATACGCCGCGCCCTGATCCCCAGCCGACCGCGGAACTCCTGATGCCGGCAAGCGGGTCGGTGCCATGGGGCTGGAACCGCTTGCTCTGGATAGAGAGCACGGCCCTCTTGATGAGGTCGGGCCGGTAATATTCGTCGAAGACGGACGGGAGTTCGATTTCACGGACGACGGATCCGTCGATTGATCTGACATTTGCTTTCATCCGCTCTTCACCCCTGCTTGCTCTCAAGGCTGACATAGTTCACAGACGGTGCCCTGACAGTGTGTTCGCCCTGCCGGATCGCCGGGCGGATGCGCACGAGACGCTTGACCGGACCCGGGATCGAACCCTTGATCATGACATACGGGTTCTTGACAAGACCGTAGTGGAGGAAACCACCTTCCGGCACGACTTCGGAACCGTCGGTGCCGACTTTGATGATCCGCTTGTTGAATTCGGTCCTCTGCTGGTAGCCCATCTGGCCCATCTGCGGGACCTGCCACCTGACGTGGTGCGGGTGCCAGGGGCCGAGGTTGCCGATGTGGCGCTTCTTGCCGCCGCGGGAGTGCTTTCTCTTCCGGACCATGATGCCCCAGCGCTTGACCGGGCCCTCGGTGCCCTTACCCTTGGTAACGGCGGTGACATCAACATACTGCCCTTCGCTGACGAGGGTCAGGGGGTCGACTTCTTTGCCGAGGAGTGATGTGGCGAGGGCGAGGCGCTCTGCCATGGAGCCGCCGTCGATCCTGGCCTCCATCAGTTCGGGAGCCTTCTTGGGGATACTGGTGACAGCGGCGGGCTGCGTGTACACGAGGGCGAAGATCTCGGTGACCTTGCCTGCAGCGACGTCGTCCTGGATCGCCTTGAGTACGGCCTCACGGTCGTGTTCCTTCGGCATGGTGATCCGCTTTGCAAGGGAGGGGTCGAGCTCCTCGGCCCAGGCCTCGGTCAGCGGGTGCCGGCCATAACTGTCAGTGGCGTATGCGCGCACGGCGGCGACCTTCACCTTCGGCACCTCGACGATGGTGACGGGGACCATGATCTCCCGTCCCTCAGTCGGGCTGCTCTTGTGGTCATCCACCATGATGACGTGCGTCATACCTACTTTATACCCTGCAATACCCTGCAGCATGGGCTCGCCATCGTGCCTGGGCCAGGCCTGGTACTTCGGTACCTGGCTCTTTGCCCGCTTGCGCGGGCTGTAGGCAAGTGAACCCCTGCGTGGTCTGTGTACGTTCGGCATGTTCTAATCAATCCTCTGCGTTTGGTTCTCTCCGAGATTCCCAGGTTTCCGCCAGGACTGTACAAACACTTGCGAACGGGACCACAACGCTCGTATCCCCGGTGGGATGACGATCAGGCACGCTCTCCGCACAACAGGAGTTACTCCTGTTGTGGTGGTGTCGGGAGTGATGTGCCGCGTGTGGTCTCCAGTGTGGAGATCATTCTGGTGTGCACCAGAATACCTCGTCTCGCGAAGAGATCCTGATCTTGTGCACGCCGGCATATGCCGGCAGGGCTCGTCTGCACTGACGGAGGCCCGGCGCACGGATCAGATCCAGCGTCTGTCTTCTCCTTGGGACTGCTCTAGTCCTTCTCGGTTATGCCCCCTATCGGGGCAGCCGGGGCATCATGCCCGTCCCCTGTCGGGGGGACCGGCAGTATTATCCGCCAAACGGTTACAGAATGGCCACTCTACCACCATGTGGCCATTATTCTGTGCCCGGTTGCGCAGGATACCATCGTCTCCGGTTCTCTAATTATTCCCCGGAAACGAATATAAATCTTCCCGTATTCTCCGGGACGCGGGGAGGGTCCGGGGTCAGCCGAAGAAGAGGTCGCCCTCTCTATTGATGTAGACCTCGACGTCCTCGCGGACGTACCTGGCCCTGAAACGGCTCGGGTTGGAGTCGTGGATCCTGTTGATCAGTTCGAGGGTGTTGTACTTCACCTTGATCCCGAGTTTTTCCGCCTCCTGGAAGATGAGGTTGGCCGCTTCGATGAGGTCGGTGCCGGATTTGATGGTGCAGAGGTGTTCGGAGTCGAGGGTATAGAGAAACTCAAGCGTCTCTTTTGCCCTTTCGATATTTTCGTACGCCGCTTTTTCAATGGTGCAGACGTTTGCCTTCGAGGTCTGGATGATGTCGGCAACCTGTTGCTGGGTGAGGCCGGTCTTGCGGTACCGGAGTACTTCCTTCTGTCTGTCGGTGAGGAGCCCCTGTTTCATTGAATATAACTTAACATACTGGGACTTAAACACTTCTCTTTAACATCGCGCGACCGGAACAGACAGGCTTTCACAATCTTTATATGAGATTTCACCGATACTATGTCTGTTCTCTAATTTGAGAGGTGTATAGATGGTAGTTAAAGTAGGAATTGCAAAACTGGGCAACATTGCCAGCGGCGTCATGGCAGAACTGCTCCTTGACGAGCGTGCAGACCGTGAAGACATGCAGACCTTTATGGCCACTTCCGGCACCAAGCTGCAGCCCGAGGACATCGAACGTGTCGTCAGCACCATGAAGGCATGGGTCCCTGACTTCTGCATTGTCGTTTCCCCGAACGGCGTCCTTCCGGGTCCGAAGGGTGCCCGCGAGTCACTCGCAGAGGCAGGTATTCCGTGCATCGTCATCACCGACGACATCACCACGAAAAAGGACGACTTCGCCGCACTCAAGGAGAGCACCTTCGGCTACATCATCATGAAGGCTGACTCCATGATCGGTGCCCGCCGCGAGTTCCTCGACCCCACCGAGATGGCCGACTACAACGGCAACCTCGTCAAGGTCCTCGCCCTCACCGGCGCGTTCCGCAAACTCCAGATGGAGCTTGACAAGGTCATCGACCAGGTCAAGGAAGGCAAGAAGGGCGCAGAACTCGTCCTCCCGAAGGTTGTCATGAACTCCGACAAGGCAGTCGACGGCGAGTTCTCGAACCCGTACGCCCTCGCAAAGGCCCGCGCGGCCTACGAGATCGCCCAGGCTGTTGCCGGGGTTAACGTCAAGGGCTGCTTCATGACGAAGGGATTCGAGAA
This region includes:
- a CDS encoding ribonuclease P protein component 1; amino-acid sequence: MITAQTLLWHELIGLAVSVVKAGNPAYVGISGPIMDETRNMLVILTPSGTKRVEKKGCVFLFTLPGGVRAEVDGSALVARPEKRISMRNKR
- a CDS encoding 50S ribosomal protein L2, producing MGHRIIQQNRGRGGPTYRAPSHKYKAELKHACKCTENVNGRILDIEHDPARHAPIALVELAEGKKMYMLVTEGMGIGDEVAWGAEAKIQNGNTLSLRDIPIGAFVCNIEARPSDGGKFVRASGVQAMLAAKSSGRVAVQMPSGKQKWFNELCMATIGIVAGGGRGEKPFVKAGNKYHKMKSQAQKWPRSSGLKMNVIDHPFGGGGHQHCGRPKTVARGTSPGRKVGSIAARRTGRTKK
- a CDS encoding 30S ribosomal protein S14, yielding MADEASKKKLGHGANKCQICGRKQGLVSRYNIMFCRQCFREWASKMGFKKMN
- the rpl4p gene encoding 50S ribosomal protein L4, whose product is MKANVRSIDGSVVREIELPSVFDEYYRPDLIKRAVLSIQSKRFQPHGTDPLAGIRSSAVGWGSGRGVSHVPRLKNGSRAAKVPQAKGGREAHPPVVAKILVLKINKQEKWMALRSAIAATAISDLVEMRGHLFDGEAPFVVDESFEAIEKTADVIKALSVLGVYADVERAKDSKKVRAGRGKTRGRRYKSRKSVLIVTGDEPLRAAQNLAGVDAVSIYDLDVEMLAPGTHAGRLTIWSESALKRMED
- a CDS encoding 50S ribosomal protein L6; translated protein: MVVERRVTIPDGVTATLAGTIFTVKGAKGELVRDLRYPGVTVVIMDGEVVISTESSRKRIIAMVGTHAAHVQNMFDGVINGYEYRMKVVYAHFPIQIKLKGDIVEVNNFLGEKQARYAKILPGVSVKVGNDELTLTGIDKDVVGSTAAMIERATKVRNRDSRVFQDGIYIVQKA
- a CDS encoding 50S ribosomal protein L5 is translated as MTNPMQELHIAKVVVHMGVGESGDRLVKGETILQEITGGKPVRSIAKMTQPAFGVRKGAPIGTKVTLRGKKAFDFVETAFAILEKKIAGRAFDKGGNFSFGIEEHTDFPGQSYDPQIGIYGMDVNVVLEKPGVRIARRRVASRKLPSGQRVSREEAMTFVQERYGMEVQ
- a CDS encoding 50S ribosomal protein L14; this encodes MKAKLSRIPRSVATGTKLVCADNTGARVVEIVSVDGYHGVRRRQPKLGIGDVATVSVKKGTPDMRRKLLKAVVIRQRKEMRRPSGLRVGFDDNAVVIVDERGEPKGTEIKGPVAREVAERFPKIGSTATIIV
- a CDS encoding 30S ribosomal protein S4e gives rise to the protein MSYHLKRLTAPTSWQIAKKEETFITKTCPGPHRSGALPVAVWLRDKMGLAGNMKEVKRILGQRQIIVNGKAVTNPKIGLGIFDIISIPKMDKHYRILMNKAGRLVSIEIDAEAAKTRLCKIADKTTVKGGKVQLNLLYGANVLADNTYKPKDSIVLALEGEERFTIVDHYPFAVGNMAMVIGGQHSGRIGKITEIRVSPGSTPNRIALEDENAVAFETIEENVFMIGREASAVAEWGIEA
- a CDS encoding 30S ribosomal protein S17, with amino-acid sequence MARDIGLNVPVPEKECSDVNCPFHGTLPVHGQVITGKVVSDRMNGTVVVGREYLHYVRKYNRYEKRSSKYHAHLPPCLTLAVGDTVKIAECRPLSKTTNFVVVEVI
- a CDS encoding 30S ribosomal protein S19; translated protein: MAKKTQKRLPRRREEFTYRGYTIEQLQQMGASELVPLMPARARRKFNRGLARDHEGLLAKVRAGDEGIRTHLRDMIIMPEMIGKTIEIHNGKEFVAVELQPESVFHYLGEFSLTRRRVSHGTAGIGATRSSKYVPLK
- a CDS encoding 30S ribosomal protein S3, whose amino-acid sequence is MAIERKFVSEGVTRARIEQFLSRELKRAGYGGMDIVRTPLGTQITIFAEKPGIVIGKGGKLVRQLTQDLATNFNIESPQVEVQQVANPSLNAQIMAERLATALERGWYFRKAGQSTIRRIMDSGALGCEVILAGKLTGARSRVQKFIQGYIKHCGEPSETIVEKGYAIAIKKLGIIGVRVMIVPGDAKLPDSFEVLEPKVVPKAAAEEVEALADLGDDVDAELAEFSEAPEAEFKEEQ
- a CDS encoding 30S ribosomal protein S8 translates to MARLNSIADTMSAIKNASDGGKSSVIVEPASKLVGAMLGIMQESGYIGEFEYVEDGRGGQFRIGLVGRINKCGAVTPRFSTALEEMEKWENRYLPAKGFGILIMSTSSGVMSHEQARRAGIGGELLGFVY
- the rplX gene encoding 50S ribosomal protein L24 encodes the protein MVRIASKQPRKQRKARYNAPSHQMSMFLSAPLAKELREVYKKRTVRVVTGDTVKVLRGDHAGTEGVVDSVHAKTGTLQVHGVTVTKTDGTEVPRPVNASNVMVTKLNTKDPRRVAKLEERK
- a CDS encoding 50S ribosomal protein L23 — protein: MVLRNPYVTEKAMMMLENENKIQVLVHNNASKDDIRRAIEKTFDQKVASVRTVMTMKGQKKAIIGFESEKAAEEILSRLGVM
- a CDS encoding F420-dependent methylenetetrahydromethanopterin dehydrogenase, translating into MVVKVGIAKLGNIASGVMAELLLDERADREDMQTFMATSGTKLQPEDIERVVSTMKAWVPDFCIVVSPNGVLPGPKGARESLAEAGIPCIVITDDITTKKDDFAALKESTFGYIIMKADSMIGARREFLDPTEMADYNGNLVKVLALTGAFRKLQMELDKVIDQVKEGKKGAELVLPKVVMNSDKAVDGEFSNPYALAKARAAYEIAQAVAGVNVKGCFMTKGFENYVPIVASAHEMMRQAAVLCDEAREIEKAGDAVIRKPHKKDGIIVSKTALISKPE
- a CDS encoding Tfx family DNA-binding protein produces the protein MKQGLLTDRQKEVLRYRKTGLTQQQVADIIQTSKANVCTIEKAAYENIERAKETLEFLYTLDSEHLCTIKSGTDLIEAANLIFQEAEKLGIKVKYNTLELINRIHDSNPSRFRARYVREDVEVYINREGDLFFG
- a CDS encoding 50S ribosomal protein L3, whose product is MPNVHRPRRGSLAYSPRKRAKSQVPKYQAWPRHDGEPMLQGIAGYKVGMTHVIMVDDHKSSPTEGREIMVPVTIVEVPKVKVAAVRAYATDSYGRHPLTEAWAEELDPSLAKRITMPKEHDREAVLKAIQDDVAAGKVTEIFALVYTQPAAVTSIPKKAPELMEARIDGGSMAERLALATSLLGKEVDPLTLVSEGQYVDVTAVTKGKGTEGPVKRWGIMVRKRKHSRGGKKRHIGNLGPWHPHHVRWQVPQMGQMGYQQRTEFNKRIIKVGTDGSEVVPEGGFLHYGLVKNPYVMIKGSIPGPVKRLVRIRPAIRQGEHTVRAPSVNYVSLESKQG
- the rpmC gene encoding 50S ribosomal protein L29, whose translation is MAIFRAHEVHQLSDVELAEQLSKLQLDLMQGRGKVSAGGAPENPGHIREVRRTIARIQTEQNARRAGKQA
- a CDS encoding 50S ribosomal protein L22; protein product: MARIGYSMQIEGENLARSKANEVSVSPKHSIEIAHFIRGMKADAALEYLEAVVAKKKAIPFKRFNMDVAHKKGLVGWDAGRYPVKASGEFITLIKAAQKNGEYAGLDARKLVIIHAMANRGRSTRGVFPRAMGRATPKMRESVNIELILREVE